From the Malus domestica chromosome 17, GDT2T_hap1 genome, one window contains:
- the LOC103432225 gene encoding phosphoenolpyruvate carboxylase 2 → MAAKNLEKMASIDVQLRLLAPGKVSEDDKLIEYDALLLDRFLDILQDLHGENLRETVQDCYELSAEYERKQDPQKLAELGNVLTSLDPGDSIVIAKSFSHMLNLANLAEEVQIAYRRRIKMKKKGDFADEASATTESDIEETLKRLVGDLKKSPEEVFDALKNQTVDLVFTAHPTQSVRRSLLQKHARIRNCLTKLNAKDITPDDKQELDESLQREIQAAFRTDEIRRTPPTPQDEMRAGMSYFHETIWKGVPKFLRRVDTALKNIGINERVPYNAPLIQFSSWMGGDRDGNPRVTPEVTRDVCLLARMMAANLYFSQIEDLMFELSMWRCNDELRARAHELHRSSKKDAKHYIEFWKQIPPNEPYRVILGDVRDKLYNTRERARQLLANGVSDIPEDTTFTNVEQFLEPLELCYQSLCSCGDRAIADGSLLDFLRQVSTFGLSLVRLDIRQESDRHTDVLNAITKHLEIGSYREWSEERRQEWLLSELRGKRPLFGADVPKTEEIADVLDTFHVIAELPSDNFGAYIISMATSPSDVLAVELLQRECGVKEPLRVVPLFEKLADLEAAPAAVARLFSIDWYKNRINGKQEVMIGYSDSGKDAGRLSAAWQLYKAQEELVKVAKKFGVKLTMFHGRGGTVGRGGGPTHLAILSQPPDTIHGSLRVTVQGEVIEQSFGEEHLCFRTLQRFTAATLEHGMHPPVSPKPEWRALMDEMGVIATEEYRSIVFQEPRFVEYFRLATPEMEYGRMNIGSRPSKRKPSGGIESLRAIPWIFAWTQTRFHLPVWLGFGAAFKHVIEKDAKNLQMLREMYNQWPFFRVTIDLIEMVFAKGDPGIASLYDKLLVSEDLWSFGDRLRANYEQTKLLVLQVAGHKALLEGDPYLRQRLLLRDSYITTLNVCQAYTLKQIRDPNYHVKVRPHLSSEYMETTTKPAAELVKLNPTSEYAPGLEDTLILTMKGIAAGMQNTG, encoded by the exons ATGGCTGCAAAGAacttggagaagatggcttcgATTGATGTCCAGCTGAGGCTGCTGGCACCTGGGAAGGTCTCTGAGGATGACAAACTGATTGAGTACGATGCTCTGCTGTTGGATCGCTTTCTTGATATTCTTCAGGATTTACATGGAGAGAATCTCAGAGAAACG GTGCAAGATTGTTATGAGCTTTCTGCGGAATATGAAAGAAAGCAGGACCCTCAAAAGTTGGCGGAACTTGGGAATGTGCTAACGAGTTTGGATCCCGGGGACTCCATAGTCATTGCTAAATCCTTTTCTCACATGCTTAACTTGGCCAATTTGGCCGAGGAAGTTCAGATCGCGTACCGGAGGAGGatcaagatgaagaagaagggagATTTTGCTGATGAGGCTTCAGCTACTACGGAGTCAGACATTGAAGAGACTCTCAAGAGGCTTGTGGGGGACCTGAAAAAGTCCCCAGAAGAAGTTTTTGATGCCTTGAAGAACCAGACTGTAGATTTGGTTTTCACTGCACATCCTACTCAGTCTGTTCGCAGGTCTTTGCTCCAAAAGCATGCAAG GATAAGAAATTGTTTGACGAAGTTGAATGCTAAGGACATTACGCCTGATGATAAGCAGGAACTCGATGAGTCTTTACAAAGGGAG ATTCAAGCTGCATTTCGTACAGATGAAATCCGAAGGACTCCTCCAACCCCTCAAGATGAGATGAGGGCAGGAATGAGCTACTTCCATGAGACAATTTGGAAAGGCGTACCGAAATTCTTACGTCGTGTTGACACTGCTTTGAAGAACATAGGGATAAACGAACGTGTTCCTTACAATGCCCCTCTCATTCAGTTTTCTTCTTGGATGGGTGGGGATCGTGATG GAAACCCCAGGGTCACTCCTGAAGTTACTCGGGATGTGTGCTTATTGGCTAGAATGATGGCTGCTAACTTATACTTCTCCCAGATAGAGGATCTTATGTTTGAG TTATCCATGTGGCGATGCAATGATGAGCTTCGTGCTCGTGCCCATGAACTTCATAGGTCTTCGAAGAAGGATGCGAAACACTACATAG AGTTTTGGAAACAAATTCCTCCAAATGAGCCTTATCGAGTTATTCTTGGAGATGTAAGAGACAAGCTTTACAATACACGTGAACGTGCTCGCCAATTATTAGCCAATGGAGTCTCTGACATTCCTGAGGACACAACGTTTACCAATGTTGAACAG TTTCTGGAGCCTCTCGAACTTTGTTACCAGTCACTCTGCTCCTGTGGCGATCGGGCAATTGCTGACGGAAGCCTTCTTGATTTCTTACGGCAAGTTTCTACTTTTGGGCTGTCTCTTGTGAGACTAGACATACGACAAGAATCAGACAGGCACACTGATGTCCTCAATGCTATAACAAAGCACCTGGAGATAGGATCTTATCGAGAATGGTCTGAGGAGCGTAGGCAAGAATGGCTCTTGTCTGAGCTTCGTGGCAAGCGCCCCCTTTTTGGCGCTGATGTTCCCAAGACTGAAGAAATTGCTGATGTTCTGGACACATTCCATGTCATTGCAGAACTTCCCTCAGACAATTTTGGTGCTTATATTATATCAATGGCAACATCCCCATCTGATGTTCTCGCTGTTGAGCTTTTACAACGTGAATGTGGTGTGAAGGAGCCACTAAGGGTTGTTCCATTGTTTGAGAAGCTTGCTGATCTTGAGGCTGCTCCTGCTGCTGTGGCTCGTCTCTTTTCTATAGACTGGTACAAAAACCGGATCAATGGGAAGCAAGAAGTCATGATAGGGTACTCAGATTCCGGAAAGGATGCTGGTCGTCTATCTGCAGCATGGCAGTTATACAAGGCTCAGGAAGAGCTCGTAAAGGTTGCAAAAAAATTTGGGGTTAAGCTTACGATGTTTCATGGTCGAGGTGGAACAGTTGGAAGAGGAGGAGGGCCCACCCATCTTGCTATATTGTCTCAGCCACCCGACACTATTCATGGTTCGCTTCGTGTTACAGTTCAAGGTGAAGTTATTGAGCAATCATTTGGGGAGGAGCACTTGTGTTTTAGAACACTCCAGCGTTTCACAGCAGCTACGCTTGAGCACGGAATGCACCCTCCTGTCTCCCCAAAGCCAGAATGGCGTGCACTCATGGATGAAATGGGCGTCATTGCAACAGAGGAGTATCGGTCAATAGTTTTCCAGGAGCCCCGTTTTGTTGAATACTTTCGCCTC GCAACACCAGAGATGGAGTACGGTCGAATGAACATTGGGAGTCGTCCTTCAAAACGAAAGCCAAGTGGAGGCATTGAATCACTTCGTGCAATCCCATGGATCTTTGCTTGGACCCAGACAAGATTTCACTTACCAGTGTGGCTTGGCTTTGGGGCAGCATTTAAGCATGTTATTGAGAAGGATGCGAAGAATCTCCAAATGCTTCGGGAGATGTATAATCAGTGGCCTTTCTTCAGAGTCACAATTGATTTAATTGAGATGGTGTTTGCCAAGGGTGATCCCGGTATTGCCTCTCTGTATGACAAGCTTCTCGTGTCAGAAGACCTATGGTCATTTGGCGACCGATTGAGGGCCAACTATGAACAAACTAAGCTCCTCGTCCTCCAG GTTGCTGGACATAAGGCTCTTCTGGAAGGAGATCCCTACTTGAGGCAGCGACTCCTCCTTCGTGATTCATACATCACGACACTTAATGTGTGCCAAGCCTATACACTGAAGCAAATTCGTGATCCAAACTACCATGTCAAAGTAAGGCCACATTTGTCGTCGGAGTACATGGAAACAACCACCAAGCCAGCAGCAGAGCTTGTGAAACTCAATCCAACGAGCGAGTATGCTCCTGGTCTGGAAGACACGCTAATCCTGACCATGAAGGGTATTGCTGCTGGTATGCAGAACACCGGTTGA
- the LOC103417320 gene encoding protein CONSERVED ONLY IN THE GREEN LINEAGE 160, chloroplastic-like isoform X1: MAILNSYLSVTSTATPISPDSATPPVPDPRQTKILLPKKKPVKWSTGVAPGDYGGPPTTTKLRKYWGGEDDPLTSDDFIWNREFMDRMKKLIQEPNSSTQSTPVKQEKPSGFLSLNRVMGLDSLEVDLSKQLTAAPAQPKLEAPVEAPAKSASSTAIKWKLAPTRREQDKWDRATKAATGGSEVMFRELRRSREDPKVVAEQYRKQYFRLKKRLQFLTLGIGGVGLVSAYVSYSPEITASYGVGLLGSIAYMRMLGSSVDSMADGARGLLKGAIGQPRLLVPVVLVMIFNRWNAIVVPEYGFMHLELIPMLVGFFTYKIATFIQAIEEALPAVEKET, encoded by the exons ATGGCGATTCTCAACTCTTATCTCTCAGTGACGTCCACGGCCACACCCATCTCCCCAGACTCAGCAACTCCACCGGTACCCGACCCGAGACAGACCAAGATCCTATTGCCCAAGAAGAAGCCCGTGAAATGGTCCACCGGGGTTGCTCCCGGCGATTACGGCGGACCTCCCACCACCACCAAGCTCCGCAAGTACTGGGGCGGCGAGGATGACCCTCTAACCTCTGACGATTTCATTTGGAACAGAGAATTCATGGACCGCATGAAAAAACTCATTCAGGAGCCCAACTCTTCCACTCAATCCACTCCCGTCAAG CAGGAAAAGCCTTCCGGGTTTCTCAGCTTGAATAGAGTCATGGGCCTTGACAG TTTAGAAGTTGATTTGAGCAAACAGCTCACCGCTGCTCCTGCCCAACCCAAGTTAGAGGCGCCAGTTGAGGCGCCGGCGAAA AGTGCCAGCAGCACTGCTATCAAATGGAAATTGGCACCAACACGGCGTGAGCAAGATAAGTGGGATAGAGCAACTAAGGCTGCAACTGGAGGCAGT GAAGTGATGTTTCGGGAATTAAGGCGTTCTCGGGAGGACCCAAAAGTAGTGGCTGAGCAGTATAGAAAGCAGTATTTTAGG TTAAAGAAGAGGTTGCAATTCCTTACACTGGGTATAGGCGGTGTTGGATTAGTCTCGGCTTATGTTTCATATTCCCCTGAAATTACGGCTAG CTACGGTGTTGGGTTGCTTGGTTCTATAGCTTATATGCGTATGCTGGGGAGTAGCGTGGATTCCATGGCAGATGGAGCAAGGGGACTTCTCAA GGGAGCGATTGGGCAACCCAGGCTATTGGTTCCTGTTGTATTAGTCATGATATTTAACAGATGGAATGC GATCGTCGTTCCAGAATATGGGTTTATGCACCTGGAATTGATACCAATGTTGGTGGGATTCTTCACGTACAAGATTGCTACTTTCATCCAAGCTATAGAGGAAGCGCTTCCCGCAGTGGAGAAAGAGACGTAA
- the LOC103417320 gene encoding protein CONSERVED ONLY IN THE GREEN LINEAGE 160, chloroplastic-like isoform X2: MAILNSYLSVTSTATPISPDSATPPVPDPRQTKILLPKKKPVKWSTGVAPGDYGGPPTTTKLRKYWGGEDDPLTSDDFIWNREFMDRMKKLIQEPNSSTQSTPVKEKPSGFLSLNRVMGLDSLEVDLSKQLTAAPAQPKLEAPVEAPAKSASSTAIKWKLAPTRREQDKWDRATKAATGGSEVMFRELRRSREDPKVVAEQYRKQYFRLKKRLQFLTLGIGGVGLVSAYVSYSPEITASYGVGLLGSIAYMRMLGSSVDSMADGARGLLKGAIGQPRLLVPVVLVMIFNRWNAIVVPEYGFMHLELIPMLVGFFTYKIATFIQAIEEALPAVEKET; the protein is encoded by the exons ATGGCGATTCTCAACTCTTATCTCTCAGTGACGTCCACGGCCACACCCATCTCCCCAGACTCAGCAACTCCACCGGTACCCGACCCGAGACAGACCAAGATCCTATTGCCCAAGAAGAAGCCCGTGAAATGGTCCACCGGGGTTGCTCCCGGCGATTACGGCGGACCTCCCACCACCACCAAGCTCCGCAAGTACTGGGGCGGCGAGGATGACCCTCTAACCTCTGACGATTTCATTTGGAACAGAGAATTCATGGACCGCATGAAAAAACTCATTCAGGAGCCCAACTCTTCCACTCAATCCACTCCCGTCAAG GAAAAGCCTTCCGGGTTTCTCAGCTTGAATAGAGTCATGGGCCTTGACAG TTTAGAAGTTGATTTGAGCAAACAGCTCACCGCTGCTCCTGCCCAACCCAAGTTAGAGGCGCCAGTTGAGGCGCCGGCGAAA AGTGCCAGCAGCACTGCTATCAAATGGAAATTGGCACCAACACGGCGTGAGCAAGATAAGTGGGATAGAGCAACTAAGGCTGCAACTGGAGGCAGT GAAGTGATGTTTCGGGAATTAAGGCGTTCTCGGGAGGACCCAAAAGTAGTGGCTGAGCAGTATAGAAAGCAGTATTTTAGG TTAAAGAAGAGGTTGCAATTCCTTACACTGGGTATAGGCGGTGTTGGATTAGTCTCGGCTTATGTTTCATATTCCCCTGAAATTACGGCTAG CTACGGTGTTGGGTTGCTTGGTTCTATAGCTTATATGCGTATGCTGGGGAGTAGCGTGGATTCCATGGCAGATGGAGCAAGGGGACTTCTCAA GGGAGCGATTGGGCAACCCAGGCTATTGGTTCCTGTTGTATTAGTCATGATATTTAACAGATGGAATGC GATCGTCGTTCCAGAATATGGGTTTATGCACCTGGAATTGATACCAATGTTGGTGGGATTCTTCACGTACAAGATTGCTACTTTCATCCAAGCTATAGAGGAAGCGCTTCCCGCAGTGGAGAAAGAGACGTAA